The sequence below is a genomic window from Terriglobia bacterium.
CGACGCTGAAGTTCTTCCAGCATCCGTTTTCGTAATCGGGTCATAAGGTGTCTCCTTTGACCCCGAACTTTATTGTGGGATTATCTGGTTGGGTAAGCTAACGCAGCAGCGTCCGCCGCAGCAGCGGCTTCGTTCAAGTCGCTTCTGGGAAGTTGAGATTTTTCAAAGTGGACAAATTACCGCGTTACCGGAAATTGATCATTGTGGGAACGATCCGAGATATCGTGAAACCCTTCCACGCAGGATAACCGCCGAAGTTGCCAATCATGGCAAAGTCCTCACGACAGACATAACCTTGCTGGATTTCTTGGTCGGTGTGGGCGATTGGCGCGTAGAACGGGTTCCCGTCAGCTGCGAACGCTACTTTAGGAGGTGCACAACCGTCGTCTCAGTGTCGGCTGGATCCGGCGTCGGATCTCCGTAGATCTCCCACGAGTGCCCGGCGGACTCCCTCCGGTTCGCCGCCATCCATTTTCCGATGGCGTCGTACGCCTCGGTCATGCGGTTGTACGGCCCGCGGTAGACGGCAACCGCAGCTTCGCCCACTGGCGTTTCGGTCGCGTACACCTCTCCCGCAGTTTCAAATGTGCGCGTGACCTCGACGCCGAAGTCGCAGAGTATTGCTGCACCCGGCTGCTTCGCGTGGTGGTAGAGGAAAATATTGTGGCCGTCCGTCCACAGCCCGGGCTGGCTGCGGATGAAATCCCAGACCTTGCCCACCGCAGGCCCCCACGCCGAGCCAACCGCGCCCGGCGCGACCTCGCGGCGCACCACGGCCAACTTGCGGGGGTGAACAGTCTGTAGGTTGACGGAGACCGGCATTCCTCGATCATAAACCGAAATCCTGATCGCGTGACGCATTGCACAGGCTGTCCCCCTGTGGTCCAAGGGCCTATCCCGATGGTCACTCCTGGCTGGCGTCAAGCCGTCCAATCGCCCCCCTTCGGGACCTTGATTTATATGGCCGGATTTTTGGTGGCCACATACGGCCGGTTTTGGGGTGGCCATTGAGGTACACATTCCCACGATGTATGGCTGCATTCAGGAATGCAGGCGTGCATTGCCCAATGTATCGCTGCATTGGCGAATGCAGGCTTGCATTGACGAATGCAGGCTTGCATTGGCGAATGTTTTCTTACATTCGACGATGTTCGCGTGCATTCCGAAATGCAGGCTTGCACGATCGGATTCGCCCACCTGAACTCGATTTCTAAAATATATCTTTCCGGGTATCTATAACGTGAGGGTGGCCGGCATCTTATCAGCGGATTTTGAGTGGCTTTACCAGGATCATGGCGATCTGGTTTATGGCGCGGCTACAGCGTGCTGGGTTGGCGGGAAGATGCCGAGGATGTGACAGCGCGTTTTCAACATTAATGTTGAAAATTCAACCTTAATGTTGAAACGGTTTCTACATTAATGTTGAAAACCGGCGCCGCATTCCCAGCCACCGCGTTCGCATCCATTTGAAAACACAGCATTGGCCCTTGCGCTTCCGATTGGGCGCCGCCGTGCGTTTCAAGGAAGCCATCATGGACGCACGGCAGATAAACGACCACTCAGCAAAAATCAACCAGCAGACGAAGCGGCGCCTGACGCGCGCCTCCAGGCAAGACTCCGAATTCGCCCGCGCTCATGTGCTTCAGCGGTTTCGCCGGGAGCTGCAGGACCTGGCGGACGAAACATCCTGACCCCGGCGGTGATCCCAAAGACGCTGAAGATCGCCGCAACACCGAATTCTTACGGGAGAAGGTCCGGCCGCCCTTCTCGAGTCCATTGAGTTGGATCCCTGTTCTTCCACGCGGCCGCTCGCGGGCGGGCGCGCGCGAAACCGTAGGACGCGCGCAGGCTCAAGCGGTGTAAACCGTCAGCCCATAACCATGAAAGAAGTGTGTCTATGTCACTGACAGTATTGATTATCAAGGCCTTGATCAACTTCCGCCGTCTGACCGCGGAAGCCCTGCTCACGGCCTCCATGAAAGTCTGTGCGGAACTCCTTAACCCGAACTTCACACTGCCTCAGGCGCCGGCGCCGCCGGTCGATCAGCCGACTTTGAAATCGGCTAACGACACGTTGTCGACAACGATTCTGGCCGCGAAAGACGGCGGCAAAAAAGACATTGCCGCGCGGGATAAGGCCAGCGGAACCGTCGTCTACCTCCTGACGCAGCTCGCTCACTATGTCGAGGCGAACTGCAAAGGCGACATGACCATCTTTCTCTCCAGCGGCTTCCAGGCGGCGCCGTCGACCAGGACGCAGAAGCCGCCGGTTTCCGAATCGTTCCGTTCGCTCACTCCGGGGCCTGAACACGGCGTCATGAAGACCAAACTCGTGAAAATTGCGGGCGCGGTCAGCTACCTCGTGCAATGGGGTGTGGTGCCTCCGGGCGGCGGCACTCCGGCGTCCTGGACGACCTTGCCAATCGCCCGGGTGAGATCGGCAACCACGATCACCGGTCTTACTCCCGCCACCACCTACGCTTTTCAAGCCCGCCGTCACTCCGAACGGTTATACCGACTGGAGTGAATCCGTCACCCGCGTCGCCCTGTAAGCCGCAACAGGGGAACCATCCGGTTCCCCTGTTGAGAACATTGGATCAATGATCCAATCTCCTTAAACAATGAAAGGGGCTGTTTTCCGTGGCGGGTTGAAAAAGGGCGTCTTCACCACCGTAGCCGGGACGCGGTGCCGCACGGCTTCCACGGTGATTTCGAAATCCAGCACGGTTCCGGGCTTGGTAAATTCCCGCTTCAGCGTTGCGAGCGTGATCAGCTTTTTAAGCGTTGGCGACCAGGTCGTCGATGTGGCCTTTCCGATCTGATTTCCGTGTTTGTACACCGGAACGGCCACGCGCGAGGCTATAGCGGGCATCGTTGGGGGCAGACCTGCCGTATCGTAGACGCGTTCGAGACCATCCCAGTCGATCGCAAGGCCGGCGATTTCACGAGTGTGGCCGTCTTTACGGATACGCACCAGTTCATCGCGTCCTATAAAGTTCGATTTGTCGAGATTGACGAGCCGGCCCAACCCTAACTCAAAAGGCGAATACTTTTGTTCCTCGATGACGGCCTTCTTACTGCTCTGGAAATCGACATCGATGAGAAGAAGCCCGGCCTCGATCCGCGCGACATCCAACGCCAGCATCCCCACAGGGTGAATGTCGAAGGCGCGGCCGGCGCGGATCAGCGCATCCCAGACCTGGACGCCTTTATCCCAGTCCATCCAGATTTCATAGCCGAGGTCCCCCGTGTACCCGGTTCGGGAGATGTCCACGGGAACGCCGTCGATGGAGCCCTGGGTGACGCGAAAGTACTTCAGCTTCCCGATGTCGGCACCAGCGGCGGCACTTTGGAGAAGACTTCCCGATGTCGGGCCTTGCAGGGCGAGGGCGGCCACTTTCTCCGAGATGTCTTCGATCGTGAGGTCCATTCCATAGGCATTCTGATGGAACCAACGAAGGCTGGGATCCGCCGAAGTCCAGCGATAGGTATTTTCCGCCAGGCGGGAGACGGTGCCGTCATCGATGACCTTTCCGGATTCGTCGCACCAGGGCGTGTATATAACCTGCCCGGGAGAAACGGTGTTGATGTCGCGCGTCACGATGCGGTTCACCAGCTTCGTGGCATCCCGTCCCGAGATCCGGTATTTGAACAGCGGTGAAATATCGATCAGCGCGGCGGCATTCCGGATCGCATTGTATTCGTGTTCATGATGGGCTTCGAAGGCGCTGACGGTGTAGTAGCCGGACCATTCGCGGTAGTTCAGGCTTTCGCACAACGCGAAAGTCCTGGAATGAAATGCCGTTCCGATGGGCATGGCGATAACTGTATATTACGTTTGTAATGAAACCCAACAGGGGAACCACCCGCCGCCAGTTCGGCCGTCAGTTTGCCGGGGCGATTGGCTCGACCGCCACGGCAGCCGCGGCGCTGTCCATGCGGCCGCTGTTTTCGATTTCCACGAACGACGGTTACGTGCATCTCGGCTTCAACGAAAGCCCGTACGGCCCATCGGAGAAGACCTGGAGCGCGATCCGTGATTCCATTTCGCTTGGCGGCCGGTACCCCTTCGATCTGTCTTACGACAACCTCAAGACGCAGATTGGAAGATTTCACGGTCTGACGGAAGGCAATGTTTTGATCGGCGCCGGTTCGACGGAAATCCTGAAAGTGTGCGATGACCTGTTCCTCCGATCGAAGCCCCATCTGGTGGTTGCCGACGCCACTTATGAAGCGGTCTATCAGTACGCTGTGAACAGCCGTTCCAACGTCACGAAAGTCCCGCTGACGGGAGATCACCGGCACGACCTGGACAAAATGGCGGCTGCGATCCGGCGCGATACCGGCCTGGTTTTCATCTGCAATCCCAATAATCCGACCGGAACCATTGTGACGAAAGACGAGATGCAGCGATTCATGAATCGCGTACCCGAGTCCGTCACCGTCCTGGTCGACGAAGCGTACAGTCATTTCGCGGGCCCCGACTATGAAAGCGTAATCCGGTACGTGAAGGAAGGCCGCAGGGTTGTGGTCGCAAGGACATTCTCGAAGGCGTATGGTCTGGCCGGAATGCGTATCGGGTACGGGCTGGCGAAGGGATCCCTGATGGACGATCTGCGGCCATATGGGCTGGATTTCAACCTGAGCGTGCCATCGGTAGCCGCCGCGGAAACGGCCCTGGACGATACGCAACAGATCGACAAGACCGTCAAGGCGAATGGAGTTCAGCGTTCCGCTTTCTATGCGGAGATGAAGAGCGCCGGATTCGATTTCATCCCGTCTCAGGCGAATTTCGTCATGGTCGATATCCGGACGGAGGTCAGTCCCATAATCGATGAGTTCTGGAAAAAGAAGATTCTTGTTGGAAGGGAATTCCCTCCAATGACGAAATTTCTACGTGTTTCGCTCGGAACCGATGATGAAATGCAGCAGTTTTATGCCGCTTTCCGGCAGATCGTGCGCTAATCGGCGCTTTATACCGCTTCCTGGCGAGGACAGCCCGCAGACTCCGGCAAACTCACGGTAAACGACGATCCCTGGCCCTCACCCCGGCTTTCGGCACTGATGAGGCCGCCATGCATCTCCACCAGGTAACGCACGATCGCCAGCCCGAGGCCAAGTCCGCCGTGTTTCCGGGTTGTCGAACTGTCCGCCTGGCGGAAACGTTCGAAAACGTGGGGCAGGAAGTCCGGCTTTATGCCCGCTCCGGTATCCGCCACTTTCACAAGCACGGTGCCCTCGATAGACTTTGCCGATATCGTGATTTGTCCACCCTGTGGAGTGAACTTGAACGCGTTGGAAAGAAGATTCGAAAAGACCTGTTGCAGCCGTTGCGCGTTTCCCCAGACAAAGGGAACCCGTTTCAGGTCGGTGACCAGCGTAATGCCTCTCGTCTGTCCCACGGGTTGCCATGCCTGAACCTGGTGCTGCAGGATTTCGTCGAGGTTGACCCACTGAAAATCGAATTTCAGTTTCCCGGTGACGATGCGAGAGGCATCCAGAATGTCTTCCACCAGCTTGGCTTCGAGTTGCGCATTGCGCTCGATGACATCCAGGCCGCGCTCAAGCTGGTCGCCGCCGACGGCGCCGGTCTTGAGCATCCGGCTCCAGCCGAGAATCGGCGTGAGGGGGGTGCGCAGTTCGTGAGACATGATGGCGAGGAATTGATCCTTCAACTGGTCGGCTTTCTGCAGTTGTTCGTTGACGCGCGTCAATTCCGACGTGCGTTCCCGAACCCGGTCTTCGAGTTGCTCCCGCGCCTCCCGGAGTTGCTCCTCCAGACGCTTCTGTGCGATGGAATAGCGAATGGAGCGGTCGAGTAAGGACGCATCCAGGTGTCCTTTGACAAGATAGTCCGTTGCGCCGAGTTGCAGGGCTTGGGCTTGGGCGTTCGCGTCGTCTTCGGGCATCAGAAGGATGACTGGCGCTTTCGTAAACGCAAATTGTGAAAGCCGTTGGAATCCGGTACGTGCAGCGATTTCGTAACGGATCAGTACGGCATCGGGCTGGCCTTCCCGTAGTTTTCCGGCGGCGTCATCAAATGTCGAAGCCCGATCGAGGACAAAAGATGTGTAGGGAATCTCGAGTAGCAGGCGCTGGATTCGCCGATAGCCGTCTTCATCATCATCGACCAGCAAAACAAACAGCGGCTCTGTAGCCATAATTTTATGCTACATCACGGCTGTGGCGAGCCAGGTCCATTTCTCAAGTCATGCACGATCTTTGGGGGTGGAACGGATCTGCCACCCCGGCCAAGGCAAAGCGTTTGTTTTCAGCCGGCTTGCTGGAGGACCGATTCATGCAATACTGTTCGCTGTTATTGCGGGAGTAGCTCAAATCGCCAGAGCGCTTATCTACCTGATAAGAGGTCTAGGTTCAAGTCCTGGCTTCCGCTTTGTTGGGGGCATAGCTCAACGGCAGAGCGCCGCCTCATGTCGGGATTTTATTCTGATGTGAAACGGAAGGTGCGGGTTCAAGTCCCGAGGCCTCCATTCCTGCCAGTCGTCACCTATAATGGGCCTGAACTCATGGCTTCAGGCACTTCCACATATGACGCCGCCGTCATCGGCGGAGGACATAACGGTCTGGTCCACGCTGCTTACCTGGCACGCGCCGGAAAGCGCGTCGTCGTTCTGGAACGCCGTGATGTCCTTGGCGGCGCCGCGGTTACGGAAGAGATTTTTCCGGGATTCAAATTCTCCGTGGCTTCATATGTCGTCTCGCTCTTACGCCCCGAGATCATCCGCAATCTGGACTTGCCGCGGCACGGTATGGAGATACTGCCGCTGGACGGCACATTTACGCCGATGCCGGACGGCAATTATCTGTGGCGCGTCAACGATCATGCCAAAACCCGTCTGGAAATCGCCCGGCACTCCAGGCTGGATGCCGAAGCCTACGACGAGTACGGAAAGGCGATGATCGAGATGGGCCGTTTCGTGAAACCGATTCTCGCGATGACCCCGCCGGATCCAACTTCGCTCGCATTACGGGGATTGAAAGATCTGCTATCCCTTGCGCAGCGCTTCCGGAAACTGCCCGCCCAGGACAAATACAACCAGGTCCAGTTGATGACCATGAGCGCCGCCGATTTTCTGGATCAGTGGTTTGAAACCGACGTGCTGAAGGCAACCATGTCGGCGTCGGGCATCATTGGAACGTTCCTGGGCGTCCGGTCTCCCGGCACCGCATATGTTCTTCTGCATCACTACATGGGCGAAATCGACGGAGCTTTCCGTTCATGGGGGCTCGTGCGCGGCGGCACGGGCGCCATCTCCAATGCGATTGCCGCCGCCGCCCGCGAGGCCGGGGCCGAAATCCGAACGGAGTCGGCAATCGCGAAAGTCCTCGTGCAGAACGGCCAGGCCCAGGGCATTGTGCTGGAGAATGGTGACGAAATCCGGGCGAAGGTGGTTTCTTCGAGCGTCGATCCGCGCCTGACCTTCATGAAATTCGTGGGCGCCGAAAATCTGCCCGGCGATTTTGTCGAAGACGTGAATCGCTACAGATTTCGCGGGTCATCCGGAAAAGTCAACCTTGCGCTGGATGCACTGCCGGATTTCAAGTGCCTGCCGGGTTCCGGCGCACATCTGCGGGGCGCCATTTCGATTTCACCCTCAGTCGAGTATATGGAGCGCGCCTACGATGACGCGAAATACGGCCGGTTTTCACGGCGGCCGTACATGGATATCGTGATTCCGAGCCTTACCGACCCCTCCGTGGCGCCTCCAGGCAAGCACGTGATGTCGTGTTTCGTGCAGTACGCGCCATATCATCTGAAGGAGGGAAGCTGGGATGAAAAGCGCGAGGAATTCGGAGACACCGTCATCAATACAATTGCCGAGTATGCTCCAAACCTGCCGGACATCATTTTGCATCGCCAGGTCCTGACGCCGCTCGACATCGAAAGACGCTTCGGACTGACCGAGGGCAACATCTTCCAGGGCGAACTCTCGCTCGAACAGCTGTTTTTTCTCCGTCCGGTGCCCGGCTGGGCGCAATACCGCACGCCCATCCGCAACCTTTATATGTGCGGATCGGCAACTCATCCGGGAGGCGGCATCATGGGCGCCCCTGGATTGAATGCGGCCCGGGTAATCCTCAAGGAGTGGAAGCGCTGATGCCGCGGGACCGTGAGCGGGTGGTGATCATCGGGGCAGGACACAATGGATTGGTGGCCGCTTTTTATCTGGCGAAGGCCGGCTATGCGCCGCTGGTGCTGGAACGGGCGGAAATTGCGGGCGGTTCTGCCGTCACCGACGAGATTCATCCCGGATTCCGTTGTCCGGCGCTGTTCGATTTGCCGGGGCCACTGCTGCCGCAGATTGAGAAAGATCTGCAGCTGCAGAAGGAACATTTATTCTTCACGCCTGACGTTCAAGTGGCGGCGCTTCATCCGGATGGCAAGGTGTTGCGGATCTACACGGATCCGAATCGCACAGCAACGGATCTCCAGAGCTTTTCAGCGCAAGATGCGCGAAAGTTTCCGCAATTCCATTCGACGTTGCAGAGTTTAGGCCGCGTGATTGCGCCGTTGCTCAGCATCACGCCTCCCGATATCGATCGGCTGGATTTCCACGACTTCACGAACCTCGGCAAACTCGGCTTGCGCTTCAAACACCTGGATAAGAAAGATGCTTACAGCCTGTTCAGGTGGGGCCCGATGCCCGTCGCCGATCTGGTTTCCGAGTGGTTCGAAAGCGAGTTGCTTCGCGCCGCAATCGCGGCGCCGGGGCTCTTCGGCATGTCCGCAGGTCCGCGCTCCGCCGGAACGGTCGTCGGCCTGTTGATGCAGGCGGCATTGGGAACATCATTGCCGGTGAAGGGCGGCATCGGTGTGCTGACCGGGGTCCTGACCAAAGCCGCCGTTGCGGCCGGTGCGCAGATTCGCACAGCGTCCGGCGTGGCAGGCATCCGGATCGAAGACCGCCGGGCAACAGGCGTTGTCCTCGAAAATGGTGAAGAGATCCCGGCTGGAGCCGTCATATCGAACGCCGACCCCCGCCATACTTTCTTAAAGCTCATCGGCCCGGCTGAACTCGACCCGCAGTTCGTGATGAAGGTGAAGGCCTACCGGGCACGGGGAACGGTTGCGAAAGTAAATCTGGCGCTCTCGGGATTGCCGTCGTGCGCACATCTCGCCACGCAGATCCAGATCGGTCCGGACACGGATTATCTGGAACGGGCGTTCGACGCGGCAAAGTACGGTGAGTTTTCCGCGAATCCGTTCCTGCGCATCACGATTCCATCGATGATGGATTCATCCCTGGCCCCGAAAGGGGCACACGTCATGTCGATCTTTGTCCAATATGCGCCCTATCATTTGAAAAGCGGCAGTTGGTATTCCCGGCGCGAGGAACTCGGGGACGCTGTGGTGAAAACGTTGTCGGCGTATGCTCCGGAAATCGGCAGCCTTATCGTTCAGCGGCGGATTCTCACGCCGCTGGATATCGAGCGGAGATTCGGGATGACCGGCGGGCATATTTTTCACGGCGAACAGGCCTTTGACCAACTTTTTACGTTTCGCCCCCTCCTGGGTTGGTCAAAATACCAGACGCCGGTAAAAGGGCTATATTTGTGCGGTTCAGGAACCCATCCGGGAGGCGGAATTACGGGCGCGCCGGGGCTGAACGCCAGCCGCGAGATTCTGAAAGACCTGGGGTAAAAGGAGGAGCAGGGAAGCGTGCGAACATCCGGACGCATTGGCAGCATATTGATGGCGTTCCTCGCAGTGTGCGCAGTCACCCTGATACTCCAGGTGGTCGTTTCGATTAACGCCACAACTGTAGGCTTCGCGTATCTGATCACGATCCTTGTCATTGCCGCCAAGTGGGGCATCGTGGAATCGGTGCTGGCGTCGATTTTCGCGACTTTGTGCCTCAGTTACTTTTTCCTGCCGCCCTTCGGATTCGCGATCGCCGCTCCGGAAGACTGGGTGGCGCTTGTCGCATTCCTCGTCAGCTCGTTGATCGCCGGCGAGCTTTCAGACCGGGCGCGCCGCCGCACCATTGAGGCGAAAGCAGGACAATTGGAAATGGAGAAACTGTATTCGCTGAGCCGTTCGATCATGCTGATGGACGGCAGCGAACCGGTCGGCGCCCAACTCGCGAGGGGGCTCGCCACTATTTGCGAGATTCCGTCGGTCGCCGTCTATGACCGCGTTGCGGATGCCGCCTATGGCGGAGGGGATGTTCAGATCGCCGGCCTGGAATCGCGGTTGAGAGAAACGGCCCTCAGCGGAACTCAATCCAAGGACGAAGCGACTGAAACGCTCTTTGCTCCCATCACCTTGGCGGGGCAGAGCAATGGAAGCGTCGCAATACACGGCAGCGAGCTTTCGCAGACCGCGCTCAGCGCTCTGGTCAACCTGCTGGCGATTACGCTGGAGCATGCCCGTAGCCGCGATATAGCCATGCGAGCCCAGGCCACCCGCCAGAGTGAGCAGTTCAAGTCAACGCTTCTCGACGGGCTTGCCCACGAGTTCAAGACTCCCTTGACTTCAATACGCGCCGCGACGACCGCTCTGCTGGGGGCCGAGATACCGGATACCGACCAACAACTGGAGCTATTGACGATTGTCGATCAGGAAGCCGAACGCTTGAGCCGGCTGGTCACGGAAGCGACCCACGTCGCGCGCATCGAAGCCGGTAAAATCGATTTGAACCGCGAGTGGCATTTGGTCGATTTGCTGATCGACAAGGTGCTGGTGGAAACCGAACTTCAAAGAGACGGCCGCAAGGTCAACGTT
It includes:
- a CDS encoding aminomethyltransferase family protein, with amino-acid sequence MPIGTAFHSRTFALCESLNYREWSGYYTVSAFEAHHEHEYNAIRNAAALIDISPLFKYRISGRDATKLVNRIVTRDINTVSPGQVIYTPWCDESGKVIDDGTVSRLAENTYRWTSADPSLRWFHQNAYGMDLTIEDISEKVAALALQGPTSGSLLQSAAAGADIGKLKYFRVTQGSIDGVPVDISRTGYTGDLGYEIWMDWDKGVQVWDALIRAGRAFDIHPVGMLALDVARIEAGLLLIDVDFQSSKKAVIEEQKYSPFELGLGRLVNLDKSNFIGRDELVRIRKDGHTREIAGLAIDWDGLERVYDTAGLPPTMPAIASRVAVPVYKHGNQIGKATSTTWSPTLKKLITLATLKREFTKPGTVLDFEITVEAVRHRVPATVVKTPFFNPPRKTAPFIV
- a CDS encoding GyrI-like domain-containing protein → MQPYIVGMCTSMATPKPAVCGHQKSGHINQGPEGGRLDGLTPARSDHRDRPLDHRGTACAMRHAIRISVYDRGMPVSVNLQTVHPRKLAVVRREVAPGAVGSAWGPAVGKVWDFIRSQPGLWTDGHNIFLYHHAKQPGAAILCDFGVEVTRTFETAGEVYATETPVGEAAVAVYRGPYNRMTEAYDAIGKWMAANRRESAGHSWEIYGDPTPDPADTETTVVHLLK
- a CDS encoding NAD(P)/FAD-dependent oxidoreductase translates to MASGTSTYDAAVIGGGHNGLVHAAYLARAGKRVVVLERRDVLGGAAVTEEIFPGFKFSVASYVVSLLRPEIIRNLDLPRHGMEILPLDGTFTPMPDGNYLWRVNDHAKTRLEIARHSRLDAEAYDEYGKAMIEMGRFVKPILAMTPPDPTSLALRGLKDLLSLAQRFRKLPAQDKYNQVQLMTMSAADFLDQWFETDVLKATMSASGIIGTFLGVRSPGTAYVLLHHYMGEIDGAFRSWGLVRGGTGAISNAIAAAAREAGAEIRTESAIAKVLVQNGQAQGIVLENGDEIRAKVVSSSVDPRLTFMKFVGAENLPGDFVEDVNRYRFRGSSGKVNLALDALPDFKCLPGSGAHLRGAISISPSVEYMERAYDDAKYGRFSRRPYMDIVIPSLTDPSVAPPGKHVMSCFVQYAPYHLKEGSWDEKREEFGDTVINTIAEYAPNLPDIILHRQVLTPLDIERRFGLTEGNIFQGELSLEQLFFLRPVPGWAQYRTPIRNLYMCGSATHPGGGIMGAPGLNAARVILKEWKR
- a CDS encoding fibronectin type III domain-containing protein; this encodes MSLTVLIIKALINFRRLTAEALLTASMKVCAELLNPNFTLPQAPAPPVDQPTLKSANDTLSTTILAAKDGGKKDIAARDKASGTVVYLLTQLAHYVEANCKGDMTIFLSSGFQAAPSTRTQKPPVSESFRSLTPGPEHGVMKTKLVKIAGAVSYLVQWGVVPPGGGTPASWTTLPIARVRSATTITGLTPATTYAFQARRHSERLYRLE
- a CDS encoding ATP-binding protein — translated: MRTSGRIGSILMAFLAVCAVTLILQVVVSINATTVGFAYLITILVIAAKWGIVESVLASIFATLCLSYFFLPPFGFAIAAPEDWVALVAFLVSSLIAGELSDRARRRTIEAKAGQLEMEKLYSLSRSIMLMDGSEPVGAQLARGLATICEIPSVAVYDRVADAAYGGGDVQIAGLESRLRETALSGTQSKDEATETLFAPITLAGQSNGSVAIHGSELSQTALSALVNLLAITLEHARSRDIAMRAQATRQSEQFKSTLLDGLAHEFKTPLTSIRAATTALLGAEIPDTDQQLELLTIVDQEAERLSRLVTEATHVARIEAGKIDLNREWHLVDLLIDKVLVETELQRDGRKVNVSIERGLPQVRIDSDLIELALRQLVDNALKYSPRKSAIDVEAKLAGENLSIYVHNEGEPLSEAEQARIFDKFYRGQNVRRQVAGTGMGLSVARDILLAHGGDVYLSNSNQRGTEFVLSIPLAAPEGKAV
- a CDS encoding NAD(P)/FAD-dependent oxidoreductase codes for the protein MPRDRERVVIIGAGHNGLVAAFYLAKAGYAPLVLERAEIAGGSAVTDEIHPGFRCPALFDLPGPLLPQIEKDLQLQKEHLFFTPDVQVAALHPDGKVLRIYTDPNRTATDLQSFSAQDARKFPQFHSTLQSLGRVIAPLLSITPPDIDRLDFHDFTNLGKLGLRFKHLDKKDAYSLFRWGPMPVADLVSEWFESELLRAAIAAPGLFGMSAGPRSAGTVVGLLMQAALGTSLPVKGGIGVLTGVLTKAAVAAGAQIRTASGVAGIRIEDRRATGVVLENGEEIPAGAVISNADPRHTFLKLIGPAELDPQFVMKVKAYRARGTVAKVNLALSGLPSCAHLATQIQIGPDTDYLERAFDAAKYGEFSANPFLRITIPSMMDSSLAPKGAHVMSIFVQYAPYHLKSGSWYSRREELGDAVVKTLSAYAPEIGSLIVQRRILTPLDIERRFGMTGGHIFHGEQAFDQLFTFRPLLGWSKYQTPVKGLYLCGSGTHPGGGITGAPGLNASREILKDLG
- a CDS encoding ATP-binding protein, translating into MATEPLFVLLVDDDEDGYRRIQRLLLEIPYTSFVLDRASTFDDAAGKLREGQPDAVLIRYEIAARTGFQRLSQFAFTKAPVILLMPEDDANAQAQALQLGATDYLVKGHLDASLLDRSIRYSIAQKRLEEQLREAREQLEDRVRERTSELTRVNEQLQKADQLKDQFLAIMSHELRTPLTPILGWSRMLKTGAVGGDQLERGLDVIERNAQLEAKLVEDILDASRIVTGKLKFDFQWVNLDEILQHQVQAWQPVGQTRGITLVTDLKRVPFVWGNAQRLQQVFSNLLSNAFKFTPQGGQITISAKSIEGTVLVKVADTGAGIKPDFLPHVFERFRQADSSTTRKHGGLGLGLAIVRYLVEMHGGLISAESRGEGQGSSFTVSLPESAGCPRQEAV
- a CDS encoding aminotransferase class I/II-fold pyridoxal phosphate-dependent enzyme translates to MKPNRGTTRRQFGRQFAGAIGSTATAAAALSMRPLFSISTNDGYVHLGFNESPYGPSEKTWSAIRDSISLGGRYPFDLSYDNLKTQIGRFHGLTEGNVLIGAGSTEILKVCDDLFLRSKPHLVVADATYEAVYQYAVNSRSNVTKVPLTGDHRHDLDKMAAAIRRDTGLVFICNPNNPTGTIVTKDEMQRFMNRVPESVTVLVDEAYSHFAGPDYESVIRYVKEGRRVVVARTFSKAYGLAGMRIGYGLAKGSLMDDLRPYGLDFNLSVPSVAAAETALDDTQQIDKTVKANGVQRSAFYAEMKSAGFDFIPSQANFVMVDIRTEVSPIIDEFWKKKILVGREFPPMTKFLRVSLGTDDEMQQFYAAFRQIVR